In the genome of Populus alba chromosome 11, ASM523922v2, whole genome shotgun sequence, one region contains:
- the LOC118040092 gene encoding G-type lectin S-receptor-like serine/threonine-protein kinase At1g11300, with translation MGLGNCEVAVALLLFLSCSSSVYGAAGDNITTSQPIKDPEAIVSAGNKFKLGFFSPVNSTYRYVGIWYSNISVATPVLWVANRNNPINDSSGMLTISEDGNLVVLNGQGEVLWSSNVTNGFNQSTAQLTDDGNLVLKAGPNGNLVWQSFQQPTDTMRLSANARTGNKTLLTSWRSSSDPSVGNFSAGINPLGIPKFFMWYNGHPFWRSGPWCGQSFIGIPGMYTSVYLRGFSLQDEGDGTFTLSLIQDPDYRLTHVLTSHGKFTELYWDYGKQGWENNLEVPSTECDLYGKCGPFGSCDAQNSPICTCLKGFVAKNPDEWKKGIWTSGCVRKTLLQCDRIQNGSEVGKEDGFKTLEMMKVPTFADYWPYLLSVQECKDECLKNCSCVACSYYNGFGCMAWTGNLIDIQKFSEGGTDLNIRLAYTELERKLMSEKILSLKTREAQETVFDGNLPENVRQVKLEPLFKLQILETATNNFDLSKKLGQGGFGAVYKGKLPDGQEIAVKRLSKTSGQGREEFMNEVAVISKLQHRNLVRLLGCCVEGEEMMLVYEYMPNKSLDAFLFDSLRKGQLDWKRRFNIINGICRGLLYLHRDSRLRIIHRDLKPSNILLDHELNPKISDFGIARISGGNEVNTTRVVGTFGFMSPEYLMEGRFSEKSDVFSFGVLLLEIVSGRKNAHFYGSEHALSLIGFAWKLWNEGDIAALVDPAIPDPCFQVEIFRCMHIGLLCVQELAKDRPAVSTIISMLNSEIVDLPPPKKPAFVERQTSLGTEAITQSQKINSINNVTTSDLEGR, from the exons ATGGGACTTGGCAACTGCGAAGTTGCAGTAGCTCTTCTTCTGTTTCTATCATGTTCCTCTTCAGTTTATGGTGCGGCAGGAGATAACATAACTACTTCTCAACCTATCAAAGATCCAGAAGCTATAGTCTCTGCCGGCAATAAGTTCAAACTGGGATTTTTCAGCCCAGTTAATTCAACATATCGATATGTCGGAATATGGTATAGTAATATATCAGTAGCAACTCCAGTACTATGGGTGGCCAACAGAAACAACCCAATCAACGATTCTTCTGGGATGCTGACAATATCTGAAGATGGAAATCTTGTGGTTTTGAATGGTCAGGGAGAGGTTCTGTGGTCATCAAATGTTACAAATGGTTTCAATCAGTCAACTGCACAGCTTACTGATGATGGAAACCTTGTCTTGAAAGCTGGACCGAATGGAAATCTTGTATGGCAAAGTTTCCAGCAGCCTACGGAtact ATGAGACTTAGTGCTAACGCAAGAACTGGGAACAAGACACTGCTAACGTCCTGGAGAAGCTCGTCTGATCCTTCTGTTGGAAACTTCTCGGCTGGTATCAATCCATTAGGAATTCCTAAGTTCTTCATGTGGTACAATGGTCATCCATTTTGGCGTAGTGGTCCATGGTGTGGTCAGAGTTTTATTGGAATACCAGGAATGTATACTTCTGTGTATCTAAGGGGATTTAGTCTACAAGATGAAGGAGATGGAACTTTCACTCTGAGTTTAATTCAAGACCCAGATTACCGTTTAACACATGTTTTGACTTCTCATGGAAAATTTACAGAACTATACTGGGATTATGGGAAGCAAGGTTGGGagaataacttggaagttccatCAACTGAGTGTGATCTTTATGGCAAGTGCGGGCCATTTGGAAGCTGCGATGCACAGAATTCACCTATCTGCACATGTTTAAAAGGGTTTGTTGCAAAAAATCCAGATGAATGGAAGAAAGGAATTTGGACTAGCGGATGTGTTAGGAAGACATTGTTGCAGTGTGATAGAATACAAAATGGTAGTGAAGTGGGAAAAGAAGATGGGTTTAAGACGCTGGAGATGATGAAGGTGCCAACCTTTGCCGATTACTGGCCATATCTGTTATCCGTACAAGAATGCAAAGATGAGTGCTTGAAGAATTGTTCCTGTGTCGCTTGTTCATATTATAATGGTTTTGGCTGCATGGCATGGACAGGAAACTTGATTGATATACAAAAGTTCTCTGAAGGAGGGACAGATCTCAACATTCGCCTGGCGTATACGGAACTTg AAAGGAAGTTGATGAGTGAGAAGATCTTATCGTTGAAAACGAGAGAAGCACAAGAAACAGTTTTTGATGGAAACTTGCCCGAAAACGTCAGGCAAGTTAAACTTGAACCACTCTTCAAATTACAAATTCTTGAAACAGCTACAAACAACTTTGACTTATCCAAGAAGCTTGGGCAGGGCGGCTTTGGTGCAGTATACAAG GGAAAATTGCCAGATGGGCAGGAAATAGCTGTGAAAAGACTTTCTAAAACATCTGGTCAAGGGCGCGAAGAGTTTATGAATGAAGTGGCGGTGATTTCTAAACTCCAACACAGGAATCTTGTGAGACTTCTTGGTTGCTGTGTTGAAGGAGAAGAGATGATGTTGGTTTATGAGTACATGCCGAATAAAAGCTTGGATGCATTTCTCTTTG ATTCACTAAGGAAAGGACAACTAGATTGGAAAAGACGCTTCAACATTATTAATGGTATTTGTCGAGGTCTTCTTTACCTTCACAGAGATTCTAGACTAAGAATTATTCATAGAGATCTGAAGCCCAGTAACATCTTATTGGACCACGAGCTGAATCCAAAAATTTCAGACTTCGGAATAGCCAGGATTTCTGGCGGCAATGAAGTGAATACTACCAGGGTTGTTGGAACCTT TGGCTTTATGTCCCCTGAATATTTAATGGAAGGAAGATTTTCAGAGAAATCAGATGTGTTTAGCTTTGGAGTGTTGTTGCTGGAGATTGTGAGCGGACGAAAGAACGCTCATTTTTATGGCAGTGAGCATGCTTTGAGTCTTATAGGATTT GCTTGGAAACTGTGGAATGAAGGTGACATTGCAGCTTTGGTCGATCCTGCAATACCAGATCCATGTTTTCAGGTGGAGATATTCCGATGCATGCATATTGGTCTGTTGTGTGTGCAGGAATTGGCAAAAGATAGACCGGCCGTGTCAACTATCATTTCCATGCTAAATAGTGAAATTGTGGATCTTCCTCCTCCAAAGAAACCAGCATTTGTTGAAAGGCAGACTTCCTTGGGTACAGAGGCCATTACTCAGAGCCAAAAGATAAATTCCATTAACAATGTGACGACTTCTGATCTTGAAGGCCGATAG
- the LOC118040091 gene encoding G-type lectin S-receptor-like serine/threonine-protein kinase At1g11300, producing the protein MGLGSCEVAVALLLFLSCSSSVYGDAGDNITTSQPIKDPEAIVSAGNKFKLGFFSPVNSTYRYVGIWYSNISVATPVLWVANRNNPINDSSGMMTISEDGNLVVLNGQGEVLWSSNVTNGFNQSTAQLTDDGNLVLKAGPNGNLVWQSFQQPTDTYLIKMRFSANARTGNKTLLTSWRSSSDPSVGNFSAGINPLGIPEFFMWYNGHPFWRSGPWDGQNFIGIPGMYTSVYLRGFSLQDEGDGTFTLSSIQDPAYRLAYVLTSNGKFTEQYWDYGKQVWEYNLEVPSTECDIYGKCGPFGSCDAQNSPICACLKGFVAKNPDEWNKGIWTRGCVRKTSLQCDGIQNGTEVGKEDGFKKLEMMKVPTFAQYCPNTYSEQECKDECLKNCSCVAYLYYKDFGCMAWTGNLIDIQKFSEGGKDLNIRLAYTELVSGNKRNMKVIISMSVIVGAIAIFICVFFSWKWMAKHRERKLISEETLSFKTREAQETVFDGNLPENVRQVKLEPLFKLQILETATNNFDISKKLGQGGFGAVYWGKLPDGLEIAVKRLSRTSGQGREEFMNEVAVISKLQHRNLVRLLGCCVEGEEMMLVYEYMPNKSLDAFLFDSLRKGQLDWKRRFNIINGICRGLLYLHRDSRLRIIHRDLKPSNILLDHELNPKISDFGIARISGGNEVNTTRVVGTFGFMSPEYLMEGRFSEKSDVFSFGVLLLEIVSGRKNAHFYSNEHALSLIGFAWKLWNEGDITCLVDPAISDPCFQVEMFRCIHIGLLCVQELAKDRPAVSTITSMLNSEIVDLPPPKKPAFVERQSSVDTEAITQSQKINSINNVTISDLNGR; encoded by the exons ATGGGACTTGGCAGCTGCGAAGTTGCAGTAGCTCTTCTTCTGTTTCTATCATGTTCCTCTTCAGTTTATGGTGATGCAGGAGATAACATAACTACTTCTCAACCCATCAAAGATCCAGAAGCTATAGTCTCGGCCGGCAATAAGTTCAAACTGGGATTTTTCAGCCCAGTTAATTCAACATATCGATATGTCGGAATATGGTATAGTAATATATCAGTAGCAACTCCAGTACTATGGGTGGCCAACAGAAACAACCCAATCAACGATTCTTCTGGGATGATGACAATATCTGAAGATGGAAATCTTGTGGTTTTGAATGGTCAGGGAGAGGTTCTGTGGTCTTCAAATGTTACAAATGGTTTCAATCAGTCAACTGCACAGCTTACTGATGATGGAAACCTTGTCTTGAAAGCTGGACCGAATGGAAATCTTGTATGGCAAAGTTTCCAGCAGCCTACGGATACTTACTTAATAAAGATGAGATTTAGTGCTAACGCAAGAACTGGGAATAAGACACTGCTAACGTCCTGGAGAAGCTCGTCTGATCCTTCTGTTGGAAACTTCTCGGCTGGTATCAATCCATTAGGAATTCCTGAGTTCTTCATGTGGTACAATGGTCATCCATTTTGGCGTAGTGGTCCATGGGATGGTCAAAATTTTATTGGAATACCAGGAATGTATACCTCTGTGTATCTAAGGGGATTTAGTCTACAAGATGAAGGAGATGGCACTTTCACTCTGAGTTCAATTCAAGACCCAGCTTACCGTTTAGCATATGTTTTGACTTCTAATGGAAAATTTACAGAGCAATACTGGGATTATGGGAAGCAAGTTTGGGAGTATAACTTGGAAGTTCCGTCAACTGAGTGTGATATCTATGGCAAGTGCGGCCCATTTGGAAGCTGCGATGCACAGAATTCACCTATCTGCGCATGTTTAAAAGGGTTTGTTGCAAAAAATCCAGATGAATGGAACAAAGGAATTTGGACTCGCGGATGTGTTAGGAAGACATCGTTGCAGTGTGATGGAATACAAAATGGTACTGAAGTGGGAAAAGAAGATGGGTTTAAGAAGCTGGAGATGATGAAGGTGCCAACCTTTGCCCAGTACTGCCCAAATACGTACTCCGAACAAGAATGCAAAGATGAGTGCTTGAAGAATTGTTCCTGTGTcgcttatttatattataaagatTTTGGTTGTATGGCATGGACAGGAAACTTGATTGATATACAAAAGTTCTCTGAAGGAGGGAAAGATCTAAACATTCGCCTGGCGTATACAGAACTCg tttcagGTAACAAGAGAAACATGAAAGTAATCATCAGTATGTCAGTGATTGTAGGAGCCATAGCCATCTTCAtctgtgtgtttttttcttggaagtGGATGGCTAAACACAGAG AAAGGAAGTTGATAAGTGAGGAGACCTTATCGTTCAAAACGAGAGAAGCACAAGAAACAGTTTTTGATGGAAACTTGCCCGAAAACGTCAGGCAAGTTAAACTTGAACCACTCTTCAAATTACAAATTCTTGAAACTGCTACAAACAACTTTGACATATCCAAGAAGCTTGGACAGGGCGGCTTTGGTGCAGTATACTGG GGAAAATTGCCAGATGGGCTGGAAATAGCTGTGAAAAGACTTTCTAGAACATCTGGTCAAGGGCGCGAAGAGTTTATGAATGAAGTGGCGGTGATTTCTAAACTCCAACACAGGAATCTTGTGAGACTTCTTGGTTGCTGTGTTGAAGGAGAAGAGATGATGTTGGTTTATGAGTACATGCCGAATAAAAGCCTGGATGCATTTCTCTTTG ATTCACTAAGGAAAGGACAACTAGATTGGAAAAGACGCTTCAATATTATTAATGGAATTTGTCGAGGTCTTCTTTACCTTCACAGAGATTCTAGACTAAGAATTATTCATAGAGATCTGAAGCCCAGTAACATCTTATTGGACCACGAGCTGAATCCAAAAATTTCAGACTTCGGAATAGCCAGGATTTCTGGCGGCAATGAAGTGAATACTACCAGGGTTGTTGGAACCTT TGGCTTTATGTCCCCTGAATATTTAATGGAAGGAAGATTTTCAGAGAAATCAGATGTGTTTAGCTTTGGAGTGTTGTTGCTGGAGATCGTGAGCGGACGAAAGAACGCTCATTTTTATAGCAATGAGCATGCTTTGAGTCTTATAGGATTT GCTTGGAAACTGTGGAATGAAGGTGACATTACATGTCTGGTCGATCCTGCAATATCAGATCCATGTTTTCAGGTGGAGATGTTCCGATGCATACATATTGGTCTGTTGTGTGTGCAGGAATTGGCAAAAGATAGACCGGCCGTGTCTACCATCACTTCCATGCTAAATAGTGAAATTGTGGATCTTCCTCCTCCAAAGAAACCAGCATTTGTTGAAAGGCAGAGTTCCGTGGATACAGAGGCCATTACTCAGAGCCAAAAGATAAATTCCATTAACAATGTGACGATTTCTGATCTTAACGGCCGATAG
- the LOC140956064 gene encoding G-type lectin S-receptor-like serine/threonine-protein kinase SD1-13 — protein sequence MGLGNCEVAVALLLFLSCSSSVYGDAGDTITPSQPIKDPEAIVSAGNKFGLGFFSPVKSTYRYVGLWYSNISAETQVLWVANRNNPINDSSGMMTISEDGNLVVLNGQGEVLWSSNVSIGFYQSTAQLTDDGNLVLKAGPNGNLVWQSFQQPTDSYIPKMRLSSNARTGEKTLLMSWRSSSDPSVGNFSAGLNPLGIPEFFMWYNGHPFWRSGPWVGQNFIGIPEMYTSVYLEGFSNNTGIIGREVGSIPGKLHQLSVTFMASAGHLEAAMRRIHLSAHV from the exons ATGGGACTTGGCAACTGCGAAGTTGCAGTAGCTCTTCTTCTGTTTCTATCATGTTCCTCTTCAGTTTATGGTGACGCAGGAGATACCATTACTCCTTCTCAACCCATCAAAGATCCAGAAGCTATAGTCTCTGCCGGCAATAAGTTCGGACTGGGATTTTTCAGCCCAGTTAAGTCAACATATCGATATGTCGGACTATGGTATAGTAATATATCAGCAGAAACTCAAGTACTATGGGTGGCCAACAGAAACAACCCAATCAACGATTCTTCTGGGATGATGACAATATCTGAAGATGGAAATCTTGTGGTTTTGAATGGTCAGGGAGAGGTTCTGTGGTCATCAAATGTTTCAATTGGGTTCTATCAGTCAACTGCACAGCTTACTGATGATGGAAACCTTGTCTTGAAAGCTGGACCGAATGGAAACCTTGTATGGCAAAGTTTCCAGCAGCCTACGGATTCTTACATACCAAAAATGAGACTTAGTTCTAACGCAAGAACTGGGGAAAAGACACTGCTAATGTCATGGAGAAGCTCATCTGATCCTTCAGTTGGGAATTTCTCTGCTGGTCTCAATCCATTAGGAATTCCTGAGTTCTTCATGTGGTACAATGGTCATCCATTTTGGCGTAGCGGTCCATGGGTTGGCCAGAATTTTATTGGAATACCAGAAATGTATACTTCTGTGTATTTAGAAGGATTTAGT AACAATACTGGGATTATAGGAAGGGAGGTTGGGAGTATACCTGGGAAGCTCCATCAACTGAGTGTGACATTTATGGCAAGTGCGGGCCATTTGGAAGCTGCGATGCGCAGAATTCACCTATCTGCACATGTTTAA
- the LOC140956065 gene encoding G-type lectin S-receptor-like serine/threonine-protein kinase At1g11300, whose translation MCGDLIKRQEVKLEPLFKLQILETATNNFDISKKLGQGGFGPVYWGKLPDGQEIAVKRLSRTSGQGREEFMNEVAVISKLQHRNLVRLLGCCVEGEEIMMLVYEYLPNKSLDAFLFDSLRKGQLDWKRRFNIINGICRGLLYLHRDSRLRIIHRDLKPSNILLDHELNPKISDFGIARISGGNEVNTTRVVGTFGFMSPEYIMEGRFSEKSDVFSFGVLLLEIVSGRRNAHFYSNELALSLIGFAWKLWNEGDITALVDPAISDPCFQVEIFRCIQIGLLCVQELAKDRPAVSTITSMLNSEIVDLPPPKKPAFVERQSSLDTESITQNQKINSINNVTISDLKSR comes from the exons ATGTGTGGAGACCTTATC AAACGTCAAGAAGTTAAACTTGAACCACTCTTCAAATTACAAATTCTCGAAACTGCTACaaacaactttgatatatccAAGAAGCTTGGGCAGGGCGGCTTTGGTCCAGTATACTGG GGAAAATTGCCGGATGGACAGGAAATAGCTGTGAAAAGACTCTCTAGAACATCTGGTCAAGGGCGCGAAGAGTTTATGAATGAAGTGGCGGTGATTTCTAAACTCCAACACAGGAATCTTGTGAGACTTCTTGGTTGCTGTGTTGAAGGAGAAGAGATT ATGATGTTGGTTTATGAGTACCTGCCGAATAAAAGCTTGGATGCATTTCTCTTTG ATTCACTAAGGAAAGGACAACTAGATTGGAAAAGACGCTTCAACATTATTAATGGTATTTGTCGAGGTCTTCTTTACCTTCACAGAGATTCTAGACTAAGAATTATTCATAGAGATCTGAAGCCCAGTAACATCTTATTGGACCACGAGCTGAATCCAAAAATTTCAGACTTCGGAATAGCCAGGATTTCTGGCGGCAATGAAGTGAATACTACCAGGGTTGTTGGAACCTT TGGCTTTATGTCCCCTGAATATATAATGGAAGGAAGATTTTCAGAGAAATCAGATGTATTTAGCTTTGGAGTGTTGTTGCTGGAGATCGTGAGCGGAAGAAGGAACGCTCATTTTTATAGCAATGAGCTTGCTTTGAGTCTTATAGGATTT GCTTGGAAACTGTGGAATGAAGGTGACATTACAGCTCTGGTCGATCCTGCAATATCAGATCCATGTTTTCAGGTGGAGATATTCCGATGCATACAGATTGGTCTGTTGTGTGTGCAAGAATTGGCGAAAGACAGACCGGCCGTGTCTACCATCACTTCCATGCTAAATAGTGAAATTGTGGATCTTCCTCCTCCAAAGAAACCAGCATTTGTTGAAAGGCAGAGTTCCTTGGATACAGAGTCCATTACACAGAACCAAAAGATAAACTCCATTAACAATGTGACGATTTCTGATCTTAAAAGTCGATAG